In Mus caroli chromosome 9, CAROLI_EIJ_v1.1, whole genome shotgun sequence, a single window of DNA contains:
- the Mmp27 gene encoding matrix metalloproteinase-27, with protein MPCKQKQALTEETGMKCLLPLMVNFITLSSAFPPDRKDKNEENNQLAQAYLNQFYSLEIEGSHFVQSKNRSLFDGKLREMQAFFGLTVTGKLDSDTLAIMKVPRCGVPDVGQYGYTLPGWRKYSLTYRIMNYTPDMTPADVDEAIQKALQVWSKVTPLMFTRISKGVADIMIAFRTGVHGWCPRHFDGPLGVLGHAFPPGLGLGGDTHFDEDETWIAKDGKGFNLFLVAAHEFGHSLGLSHSNDQTALMFPNYVSLDPSKYPLSQDDIDGIQSIYGSPPKVTTKPNGNSEPHACDPTLTFDAITTFRREVMFFKGRHLWRVYSDIAGAEFEFIDSFWPSLPADLQAAYESPRDELLVFKDENFWVIRGYSVLPGYPKSIHTLGFPRRVKKIDAAVYDQDTRKTFFFVGIWCWRYDEMAQAMDRGFPQRIIKCFPGIRLRVDAVFQHNGFLYFFHGSRQFEYDMKAKNITQVIKTNTWFLCHEPLNSSFNVSVKGKANSIGTVILHHKSLSLLTFSIIHVLTKTYN; from the exons ATGCCATGCAAACAGAAACAAGCTTTAACTGAAGAGACAGGAATGAAGTGCCTTCTGCCTCTGATGGTTAATTTTATAACCCTTTCCTCTGCATTTCCTCCAGACAGGAAGGACAAAAATGAGGAGAACAACCAACTGGCCCAG GCATATCTCAACCAGTTCTACTCTCTTGAAATAGAAGGGAGTCATTTTGTCCAAAGCAAGAACAGGAGTCTCTTTGATGGAAAACTTCGGGAGATGCAGGCATTTTTCGGATTGACAGTGACTGGAAAACTGGATTCAGACACACTAGCGATCATGAAAGTGCCCAGGTGTGGGGTACCAGATGTGGGGCAATATGGCTACACACTCCCTGGGTGGAGAAAATACAGCCTTACATACAG AATAATGAACTATACTCCTGATATGACACCAGCTGATGTGGATGAGGCTATTCAGAAAGCTCTACAAGTTTGGAGCAAGGTCACTCCACTGATGTTTACCAGGATATCCAAGGGGGTTGCAGATATAATGATAGCATTCAGGACAGGAG TCCATGGCTGGTGTCCTCGTCACTTTGATGGTCCTCTGGGAGTCCTTGGCCATGCCTTTCCTCCTGGTCTGGGTCTAGGTGGTGACACTCACTTTGACGAAGATGAAACATGGATAGCCAAGGATGGGAAAG GGTTCAACTTGTTTCTTGTGGCTGCTCATGAATTTGGTCACTCTCTGGGGCTGTCCCACTCCAATGATCAAACAGCCTTGATGTTCCCCAATTACGTCTCCCTGGATCCTAGCAAATACCCACTTTCTCAGGATGATATTGATGGGATCCAGTCCATTTATG gAAGTCCACCTAAGGTAACCACCAAGCCAAATGGAAACTCTGAGCCCCACGCCTGTGACCCCACCTTGACTTTTGATGCTATCACTACTTTCCGCAGGGAAGTTATGTTCTTTAAAGGCAG GCACTTATGGAGGGTCTACTCTGATATTGCTGGGGCTGAGTTTGAGTTTATTGATTCCTTCTGGCCATCTCTGCCAGCTGATCTTCAAGCTGCCTATGAAAGCCCCAGAGATGAGCTCCTTGTTTTTAAAG ATGAGAATTTCTGGGTCATCAGGGGATATTCTGTCTTGCCCGGTTACCCCAAATCCATCCACACACTCGGATTCCCAAGACGTGTGAAAAAAATTGATGCAGCCGTCTATGATCAAGATACAAGGAAAACCTTCTTTTTTGTTGGCATCTGGTGCTGGAG GTATGATGAGATGGCACAAGCAATGGACAGAGGATTCCCACAGAGGATAATAAAGTGCTTCCCAGGAATTCGCCTCCGTGTGGATGCTGTCTTCCAACATAATG GATTCCTCTATTTCTTCCATGGGTCGAGGCAATTTGAGTATGACATGAAGGCGAAAAATATCACTCAAGTGATCAAAACCAATACTTGGTTCCTGTGTCACGAACCATTAAACTCATCATTCAATGTCAGTGTCAAAGGAAAAGCAAATTCAATTGGCACAGTGATATTACATCATAAAAGTTTAAGCTTGCTCACTTTCAGTATTATTCATGTGCTGACAAAAACATACAATTAA